CATAAGCCTGCAGGATTCAGTGTGGCGCTGGACACAGAACAGGCCTCTGCCTACCTGAGCACCACAAGGCTCATCCCCTTGCGTGGGGCAGGACTGCAACTCCTGGGGAACAGCCTCCCTCCAGCCCACCCTGCCACCTCCTCAGAGAGCTTGGTTCTCCGGGTGCTTGGCTATGCTCCTACGGAGCAGAGACCCCCTTAAAAGCCCTGGGGGGTGCCTGAGGGTGGGCACAGCGTCCCCCACATCAGGAAACCTCAACCCATGCcgtctccccagcccctgcccgatGACAACACCCAGCTGAACAACCAGGCCTTGCTCAAGCAGCTCTCAGAGAAGGCCCGCCGGGGCCACGCTCACGCCTTCAAGATCTGCAAGAAGTACCAGGTCTGtgccctggggctgcatggggtgcGGGGCACTGGCTTGACCTCTCCAGGGGTGCTGCCCTGTTCAGCCgcagcagtgcagctgcttgcgGCGGGGCCATGCACGCCACTTCCCCATCAGTGGAGCCGTGAGCTGGGTCTTGTGGGCTCCTGTGCTCCCAGAGCCACTCTGACCCCGTGCTTcttgctgccctgcagcccctgttGTTCATGGACCTGCTGGACGAGGACTGCCTGGTGGTGGTGGAGCGGCCCCTGACGGACATCCAgacccagctgcccccacccgtCCAGCAGAAGAAGTTCGGCACGTAGGGCGGAGCGGGTCACGGACACTATGCTGCCATGCTCCGGTGCTGCTGCAATAAACCCCCGTGgttccccagggctgtgctcttcctccGCAGCTCCCTGCTTTCCTCGTGGCACGGCgcagccaggtggggctgggggctgcagtcacccGGTGTGTCCTGGGTGTGTTGCTCCCTGTGCGGGGAGCAGTGACCACGCTGCTGGGAGCACAGTTGCTTGGGAGAACGACGACAGCAGGCGCAGGGGCCCCAGGAGGGCCCAGCGTCCTTCCTGAGAgtcagggccaggcatggctggcgcagagcactgcccctgccctacgGGTAATGCAGTGTAGCAAAAGTCCAGCAGCccttccccagggatgccctgggctcagggctgctcttctccctccttctctctggGCCTGCTGCCAGGCACCGAACCTGGCTGTGCTCCCCTGCTCACGgcctccccaggctgcagcagggacaatCCTGCTGTAACCAGGCTGCCGGAGCTGGAAACCGAagctgctggggggaggcagggactggctgcctcctctcccagctgccagcctgcTGCGTGCTCCTAGCAGGTGTTGGAGGCACGGGACGCTGCCATGCTCGACACCCCAGGGCGGTGCTGACTCAGGGCCACTGGCTGGTCTTCTGCCTGTGCTTACCCCGGCAGGGCCTGCCCAGCGGGTCAGAGTGGCTCTGGGTGAAGCTGGTGCAGGATACTGGGACGTGGGGGTGGACCATGGGCCCCTCCCTtagctgcagcctggctcagtCTTTCCATCTGCAAAAGGGGGAGAGTGACACCCCTTTGCAGTGTGGAAAcaaccccttctccctccaccttGTGCCTCGATTTCCCCCCTGCACTTCCCGGAGCCTCCCCTGGGGGGCGCCGCAGCCCTCCTCCCCGCTGGCCTCATTCATATTTATCAGTACGGGGCCTGAGCAAGACCCGCCCCCCTTGGGGAGGATGTGGCTGTCCCACCTCCCGCccctggggggcggggctggccgCCTCGCCGCGCGCCTCCGCCAATGGGAGACGAGCCTCCTCATTAGCCTTGCAAAGTGTGCGGGGGGCGCGGCGGGAGGGCGGCGTGCGCGGGCAGTcgcgcggggcgggcggcggcggcgggtccGGGCCGGCGGGGGCCCCGCCATGGCCGTGTGGACCCGCGCCTCCAAGGcggggctgctggagctgctgctgcgggAGCGCTGGGTGCGGGTGGTGGCCGAGCTGAGCGGCGAGGCGCTCACCCTCACGTCGGAGCCGGCCGAGCCGCCCGGGGAGCCCGCGCTGCCCAATGGTGCTGGGCCGGGCGAGTCGCCGGGCAGCCCCGGGTCGGGCGTGCGGCGCGTGCGGGTGCTGAAGGCCGAGGCGGGCGGGCTGGGCATCAGCATCAAGGGCGGGCGCGAGAACCGCATGCCCGTGCTCATCTCCCGCATCTTCCCCGGGCTGGCGGCTGAGCGCTGCGGGGCGCTGCGCCTGGGCGACGCCATCCTGGCCGTCAACGGCCTCGACCTGCGCGACGCCACCCACGACCAGGCCGTGCAGGCGCTCAAGCGGGCCGGCCGCGACGTGCTGCTCGAAGGTACCTGCCCCCGGCCCGGCTTCCCTCCTACCTGCCCCcggcccagcctccctgcacagctgggccaccccgtccccctcccctgctcctgcaggcACCGCAGGGAGCAACGACCGGGCAGGGCGGTGGCTGGTGGTTGTAGGGCTGGTCCCTGCCCCATTGCTCTGTCTCTAGGCgagtgctgggtgctgcacgCGAGGAGGTGTTCAGGCGGTGGGAACAAGCCTCGCCCAGCAGAAATATCTTTGGTTTTCCAAAGGGCCGGGGCTCGTGGCACTCCCAGGGTCGGCGCTGGCTCGTGCgtgggtggcagagcagggggaggatGGCTAGGAGGTGTTGTTGGCCTTGGCGCGTTGTGAACTCAAACCCTCTCGCTTGGGCCCTGATGGCAAGCTTTTGCACggctgctccagggcaggagaggggtcGAAACCCCTCGGCATCAGCCGGGGCGAGACGGCCCCGCTCGGCTGGAGAAGCGCGGAGCTGCGGCGAGAAGCAATGTCAATCCGCGGGTGCTGCCGTCTGCGCCGGCCTGGCTGAGGCCATATCGGGCAGGACGCAGCTCGCACACTGCTGCTGCGCGCCCGGAAAGAATGCGGTCCTCGCTGGAGCCCGGGATTGCGTGCGCGTGCGGGGCCTGCTTCTGCGGCTCTTGCTTTGTTGCCGTAATTCGGTGGCTCGAGGAGCTGATGGCATAGGTTATTGGTCCCTGACGGCCTCACGTCGGCACTTGCGAGAAGGGGGAAGCCCAGCAGCTTCTCTCTGCacggagcagaaagcagaagcttAAGCATGTCCGGTGTGTTGGGGAAATCGGGAGAAACCCGGGTTCCTGGAGAGGCTGTGCTGTGACTCGGCGTGCTGGGCTGTGGTGGCAGATCCACGGTGCCCGCGCTCCTCGGCTGTGGTTTCCTGCAGGGGTTGGCTCCTGTGATTCTTTTGCTGATGGAGAGCTGAGGGAAGGGAGCTGGAGCAAACGCCCTCCCCACGGTATTGCACCCAGCCTGCACCAGGTGAAGCCCGCTGGCCTGTGCTGCCCGTTCCTGCGGCCGTGATGGCCCCCTCCCGCGGGGCTGCGGCTAGTGCTGGGCTGCGGTGCTCTTGCCGCAGGGGTGCCGGCTGCAGTCCCGTGGGAGGCCGGGTCAGCCAGGTGGGTGGATTTGGATTTACACCTGCTCGGCTGTACCCGATGGGTCCGCGCAGGCCTCTGGGGAGTGGGCAGGATGCACGGTGCTGGGGACGTTTGCccgttgcaggtggcagcaggtggagCAGTGACAGGCTGGTCACTTGGGCGCTGTGCCGGTCTCCTCTGGGGTCGGACGTGCCAGGTCCTGtttctctgcctgcttccctcGTTGCTCCTGTCTCGTGCAGCAGCTTTCTGCGGGAGCCGCTAGGTCCCAGCACCCAGTGTTACGTCAGCCCAAGGCACTCCCGATTCAGTGACCTCGGCTACAAAGTGTGCCGCCAGGCTGGCAGGCGCAGGATTTATTGTAAGCATAAGGTAGAGCTGCTCGTGTGTTGGCATTGGCAGATTCAACAGCAAGTAACTTAACATTCCTGTGGGCAGATTCAGTGCAGTTGTGCGTGCTTCTCTTCAGGGTCTCTGCGCTTCCACCGTCTCTTCTGGGAGACGACGGCTGCTGGGGGCGAGGGATGAGGCTAGGGAGGACGTGGTCTCGGTGTTCCCCGTATGCCGAGCTATGCTGCCATGGAAAGATCCCTGTCGTATGACGGAGACGTGACCGCCTTGGTGTGGCAGTGCTATTTAGAGACTGGACCCCGGCACAGGCTGGCCCAgggcccctgccccaagggcaggcagGTGCCAATGGGCAGGAAAGGCCTCATCCGGTTCTCCTGGAGGGACCAGAGTTGGGGCTGCCCCGTGGTGCACCTGGGAGAGGAGCACAGCAGTGAGCGGTGCCCTGACGGTGCCCATCCTGCGATCGCTGCCCTGGCTTTGGGCACAGGCACGGGCGCAGACCCTCCATCACTGCCAAGTATCAACCAAGGTGTTGGGAGCAGCATCTGCAGCCAGTGGAGCTGCAAGGGTCAGCTGTGAGCAGACCTCAGCGGCCCTGCGCTCCCCGAGTGCTTTCCCGTCCCCTTGCCAGGGTCACCTCGCCTGCCTCCCCCTCTCGCTGCCCACGTGGTAGGCTGCTGGCTGGCGCACATTCAGTGTGGAGCACTGGGCTAGGCTGCGGGGCCGGGCACTTCTGGGCACTGGTTGTCTCTTGGGGCATCTGCAATGTTGTTGCCTCCAAGGGGTTTGGCGCAcgcagagagtagtggtggacgggctgtactcaacctggcgagacgtgagcagtggggtaccccagggctcggtcctcgggcctgcactgtttaacatcttcatcagcaacttgggcgagggggtggaaagcacgctgtccaagtttgctgatgtggggcgaggtggacacacttgtaaggagagagaggctgcaactagatttagacagactccaaaagtgggcagacgagaataggatggggttcgacgtagataaatgcagggtgctgcacctggggagaaggactccacagcacacatacaggctggggagttcccttcctgaaagcacagaagcggaaagggatctcggagtcattattgactccaaggtgaacatgagccgccaatgccagaccgcagccagcaaggccagccagtccttgtcatgcatccaaaggtgcatctcaagccggtccagagaggtgatcctccccctctatgtgacactggtcaggccgcaggtggagtactgcgtccagtactgggcgccgcactgcaggagggatgtggcagcctggagagggctcagaggaggccacctgcttggtgagaggcagcaggacaggccccacgaggagagactgaaggacctgagcctgttcagcctcagcaagaggaggctgaggggggcctggtggctgcctacaaactcatcaggggagatcagcagcaaacaggcagagcccttttctccccagcaccacctggggtgacgaggaacaatggtaataagctgatggagaataggtttaggttggagatcagaaggcaatattttacagctaaggtggccaaaatctggaaccaacttcccagggaagtggtcctcgcccctaccttgggcaaattcaagaggaggttagacgatcacctgtctggggtcttgtgaacccagcatccattcctgcctgtggcagggggtcaggcgagatgatctgttcagatccctccTGACCCGAGCTACTAGGAAACCAACCAGGGTGGGTCTGGGCAGTGGCTGCCCGTGGATCTTTCCTGCCCGTAGCCACgggccagctgccaggcagccagtGAACAAGCCCCCGGGGCTGTGGCAGGCCCGCGCGGTGGCTCCCCGCAGGTGAGGATTACAGGCCTAATGCACTTACGGGTTAAAGTCCCTGCACTaaggcagcttccagctcatcGGGGCACAAAGGTCCGAGCAGGTTGACGGGCCACACGTGGCACTTCCTGTTCCCTGGGATTACCGTTTGCTCCCTGCCGACACGCCGTGAGCTGGAGCACGGGCCGGGGGGCTCTGCCCCATCCCTGTAGCAGCCCCAGGCCTTCCTCTGTCCCCTTCGCAGCCACGGGCCTGATCCCAAGAGCCACGTGCTTGCACAGCGAGGGGCTGACAGGCGCGTGTGCTTCAGGGGCTGTCTGAGGAGTGCTGGGGTTTCGATCTGTCGGCAGGGCGCCGTTCCCGCTCCCCAGGGCGCTGGAAGTGCATTATCGAGAGCGCAGTGCTGGCAGAGATCGGGCGCTGGCGAGGGTGTGGGCTGGTCTCCACGCTAGCCACCACCTTTactggcagctgctctgctttcccgagccaggtgcagaggtttgggccGGGAAGTGCTAGCTCGGTAGCACAGGGCTCGGGAGAGAAAGCGTGGCACTGCCCTGCCTCGGTCAGGGCCCCGGGCTGCACGGAGACGGCTGCCGGCACCTTGCTGGGCCCCGTGACGCTCTGGGAATGGCTCCACTTGTCTGTGGTGGCTCTCGGCTGTCACCTTGCCAGGGCCCAACCCTTTCCAAATTATTTGGGCCCTTGCAAGTGCCGGGAATCCAGGCTTAGCCAGTTGTCTGCGCCCGTTCACCCCAGCTCCGCTCACGCGGCGGGCATCTCCCCAGGGCCAGGCTCCGGGAAGCAGTGGAGATAGAAagcaagaggcagcagctgccctgaCGCAGGTTTTGGCTTGTCCCGAACACGTGCGAAGGGAGCGGGTGCAATTGCCCCTGCATGTccggggctgcctgggcaggagggggacGCGGCCTGTTCCCGGGGCCCCGCGCTGCTGCGCTCTCTGGCCCACCGTCTCGGGTCCCCATCCCACCCCTTCAGCCGCGAGGCGCTGTGCAGCGGCGCTTCCTCGAGCTGCACATGAATCATCGGGGTCAGACTTTCTGCCTGGCCGCGGCCCACGGCTGGGGCCCAGCTGTGATCCTGACAGCCGAGCTGGCTGGGACGCAAGCTTTCCCTCACGTCAGAGGTCCCCTCCCGCCCGAGGAAGGGGGCTCTGGCAAGCGGCGAGTCCCGGCTGGGCGTTTCGCATTGTTTCAGGCTCTTCATGCACGTCTCCGGCCGGCTGTTCTTGGCCGCGCTGGTGACAGctctgactcctctccttcccctccttcccgaTCCGGCCGCATGCCACAGCCTGTTCCTGGCGGCCGCTCAGCTCATGTTTGCTGGGcgagagctgcagccagggaggctCCAGGTTTCCGGCTACAGAGGCGATGCCTCCCATTGTCCCGAGGCCAATTTATCCGGTGAAACCTGGGCTCTCGGCTCCCAGAGCAAGTGGCGCGTTGCTGAGGTTGGCTTGACTGCTGCTTTGCCTCGGACCCTTTCCCCAGGCCCGGCTGTGGCTCTCCGCTCTCCAGGACACAGCACGCTGGCCAGTGCTTCGAGGTGCGCAGGTGTCCTGGCCGCGCACGCGCCGTCCCGCCGTATTGGGCTGGGAAAGGACTGACTGCCGGGAGTCCACTGCTCCTTGGCTGTCCCTTCTGGAGAGCTCAGCCCGGATCTCTGGCACCGAGGCTGATGCCTCGCCCCTGGCGGTGAATCGCTCCAACCCTGCCGGGGTGGCAAACACATCTGGCTGCCAGCTGTGTGGCCATCCCTCCTTGCAGGCCGGCTCTGGATTGCCTTCCTCCCGTCCTGTCTCGACCGAGGCTCCCCAGCGTCCCCCCGTCACCCTGTGCCGCCGGCCTGtccccagcagggagaggaggattaGGTGCCTGGGGCGAGCCTAATCCCGGGATCAGCGTGGCGGGAGGCTAATATTAACCTGGTGTTGTCTGCAAGGGCAGGCTTCTCGCTGCGGCACGGGGTCTCCATCCAGCTGCACCGCTCAGCGGAGCCTGTCCGCCTGGGGCGccgggcaggggccttggctcgCGGTGGGATTAACCAGATGAGACTTTCCTTCGCAGGCTCCGTTCCACGGCTTCCCCCAGCCCCGGTCCTGTGGGTGGCCCCGCCGGCCTCTCCCCGAGGAGGTGGGCGAGGATACCCCATGTCTCCGGGGCGGGGGTGGCAGGGCGTGGGACTGAGTTGCGGCCCGTGGGGACGCGGGAAACCCGTCTCCCAGCAGCGGGCTGGGGGAGCGCTGGGAACAGAGCTGGGGCAGTACCAGGCTGGCATCCAAGGGCTCTGACCCCATCACCTTTGCTTGGTGTTTGATCTTGAAGCATGGAGCGAGTAGAGGCCTGGGGGTCGAGCGTGTCGGATACAGCCCGGCAGCCTCCTGCTAGAGCCGCGGACCCCTCGCTCCCTTCAGCCCCGAGCGTGGGCCAAGGCACGTGCGGAGGCAGGTCGGGGTGGCCACTGCCCGAGCCTCGGGgttgggagcaggaagggggcacCGTGCTGTGGGGAGGCGTGGGCTTGGCCACGCTCGTCCCAGCAGTGGTGCCGCCAGAGGAGATGCTTCCTGGCCTCGGGGCTGGAGAAGCGTTGCTTGGTGCCTTGGCCACGGGTCCGGGCAGCCCAGCACGCACAGGGGCTGCACGTCTGCTCCCAGAGCAGAGGCTGTGGCCTGTTGGGACTGGGCTGCAGTAGGCTTGAGGCTGCCCGGGCTTGCAGTTGAAAGCCCTTTGCTCAGGGTTTTCCCTAAGTCTTTTGGGGGAAGCGGGGTTAGGAAACCAGTGATGAGGGTCTTCTCCTTGCACTGATTCAGCCGCCCTAGTGTAGACAGCCCAGCCTCCGGCACTGATCTGCTGCCATGGCGAGCCAGCTCCGCAGCGGCTGCCCCCACGTGGACACGTCCCGCCTGTGCCCAGTCACCCGTGAAGGTGCTCGGCCGTGCTGCTGTGTCACAGCTTCCAGGGAAGCGAGTATGGGCAGCGCCCCCTCCGCCTCCCCCTCCTGACACCCGAAGTGCTTGGAGCTGCGCTGCCATGGCGAGAAACATCCCCGCCTTGGCGAGAAACCCCCGGGCGACTGTTTCCCGGCAGCTCGGAGGCCGAGCGAGCGGTGGGAAGTTGGACAGCGCCGTGTTTCCGCAGCTGGGCCGCAGCAGTGCAGGATGGGTGGCCGCTGACCCCGACCGCCTCCATTGTGCTGCCTGCTCTTGTCTTTCCGCTCGAGCTGGGATGAGCTGTCGGGGCTCGGGGCCATCTCTGGGGCGGAGGcgctgcctggctctgctccacgCCGGGGGCCCGTGCGCTGCCCGTGACGGGCTCCTCCAGGAGCGACCAGCGCTTCCAGCCCGCTCGGCAGCCGGCGTCGCATGGGTCTCTGCTGTTCTGCAGGACAGCGGGTGCCCGGTGCTGTTACCCCCCGCCTGGGGTCATGGGGGTGCTGCCAGTCCAGACTGCCCCAGCTTGCCTGAACCCCgcagcagcccagaagcagcGTGTCTGTTTGCTGTCTTAGGTAGTGCCACGCTTcacaggggctccccagcacgcggAGCCCAGAAagcctggagcagggctgtgTGCCCGGGGAGGGACCCCAGAGGCGCCCTCCCGGGACGTGTCCACGCTTGCAGGGAGCTCCGGGTTGGAGATGGCAGGGGGGACGGAGAGCTCATGGGGTTTTAACCGTGCTGTGGGAAGGAGCCGGTGGTTTCTGGGAACCAGCCGACGACAGCTCTGTGGCCACAATGAATAACCAGCGCGTGTTGGCCTGGGCGGTTTGCGCTCGCTCCTCCGGCCCCGGAGCgctgaagcagaggggagggggccggGCTGGTCTCGCCTGCATTTGCAAGGAGCCTGGTGGCAGGCGCTGCCCGACTCCACGCTCCCCGTGCTGCAGCCCTTCGTCTTGGTCTTGGCCTCCACGCGTTGCTAAACGTGGCTGTCCCCGTTTGTAACCCCACTGGCTGCAAGCATCTGTGGCTGGGGCGTGACCCTGGGAGGCAGAAGGCTCTGGAGCTTGTTTCCCAGCCGGGCAAGGAAGCTAGGGGCCGAAAAGGCCCCTGTGGCTCCCTCAGGAGCTCGCTGCCTGCCTTGCACCACATGTCGTGGGAGCACCAGGAGCTGCCGGGTCCCAGCGCAGGTCGCAGCAAGACGTAGGGCATGGCTGGGCCCCCGCATGGGCCGCAGGATGCTCCGGGCTTGTCCAGACCTCCTGTTGCCCATGTGCATGTACAGGAtggcagtcaggggcagggggtatGTGTAATGCGTTGCCTTTATCCAGACAGCATCTGGGGGATGTGGTGCCAGGCCACTGGGGCAAGTAGGCAGGAGCAGGAAGGGTTGCTGTGAAACCCCCAGCGCTGGCGTGGGCTGGCTGGTGGCTTTGCCTGTGCCCCCCGCAAGGGGAGccatgcatgctgcatgcagaggGGCTGCCCGCGTTGGCTCGCAGGGCTCTTCCGCCAAGCCCAAAGAGGGGGTCCTGCGTCAAAGCCGAGTCCCTGGGAGCCCCATCGGTCTCCTACGTTGTAAACCcgctggtcctggggctggtgctgcccttGCCAGGCTGGAGGGGGGCTAGGATCAGTGGAGGGGGCATGGGTTGATCACTCACGCCTTGCCCTCTCCCTTCTCATTCGCAGTGAAGTACATGCAGGAGGTGACCCCCTACATCAAGAGGCCATCGCTGGTATCGGACTTGCCCTGGGACGGGGCCGCCCCCCAGTCCCCGAGCCTGAGTGGCAGCGAGGACTCGGgctccccccagcaccacaccGGTGCCCGGGACCGCAAGGTGATCCCCCTCAAGATGTGCTACATAGCTCGAAACCTGAGCATGCCCGACCTGGAGAACAGGTGAGCGGGCTGGCAGCCGGGGGCACGGCGGAGGCCGGTGCCCGGACAGGGGGAATGGCTGGTGGCACAGCCTGCGTCTGCACGGGTGTCGGGGGCAGGCCCCGTCGGGAAGCGTCATGGCAGCAAACGGGCCTGTCTGCAGGGCCCCCTGCTCTGCCGGGCGCGGGTTACGTGTCACTGCTGACAGACGGGCCACCCTCCCCGGGGTGTGTCGGGAAGCGCTGGGTGTTGCCGGATGCCTGGGTAACCCGCTGGCTGAGCTGTCTCTGCAGAGATGCGGGCTCTGGTCCTGCACTACGCACGGCCTGCAGCGGGAGCGCTGCCCTTCCACCAGCCCCTGTGCAGGGGCTGGCACAGGGACTCGGCCCGCATCTCTGCCGAGCAGCCGAAAACAGAccgctggggccggggctgctctCACCTCCTGATTCACCCAGTGGATCGTCAGTGCAGCTCTCAGGAAATGCTTGGTGGCTTGGCATGTGGCCAGAGCGTCCCACGCCGTGTCCCTTCCCCGCTccaccgccccagccccagcctgctggctgccagccggGTGGTGCTCAGCACCCGAgtgcttggggtgggaggggatggcCTGGATTGCAGGTCTTCCCGCAGCAATCTCCTTCCCGGTGCCTGTGCTCGGCTCATGGCTGCGGAGGTGCAGCCTTGGAAGGTTGCCCCCGCCCAGCCcgcagctctggagcagctgggtCATCCTGCTAGAGCGCTGGTATGGGGCAGCAGCATGTTGGATGTCATTAGGGTTCAGGGTTAACACCCCATGGCAAGAGCACCTGGCTGTGATCCCTCCTGTGCTCATGTCCAGACCCCCTCCCCAGGGCCTGagagctgcagcccccagacccCACGGTTGGGGGTGGCAGCTGGGTGCCGCTCTGTGGTGCAGCTGAGCAGAGGTGCCCAGATCAGGCAGCGTGGGGGGAACCGGCTTGGCGCATGCTGT
Above is a genomic segment from Alligator mississippiensis isolate rAllMis1 chromosome 10, rAllMis1, whole genome shotgun sequence containing:
- the SNTB2 gene encoding beta-2-syntrophin gives rise to the protein MGPSLSCSLAQSFHLQKGESDTPLQCGNNPFSLHLVPRFPPCTSRSLPWGAPQPSSPLASFIFISTGPEQDPPPLGRMWLSHLPPLGGGAGRLAARLRQWETSLLISLAKCAGGAAGGRRARAVARGGRRRRVRAGGGPAMAVWTRASKAGLLELLLRERWVRVVAELSGEALTLTSEPAEPPGEPALPNGAGPGESPGSPGSGVRRVRVLKAEAGGLGISIKGGRENRMPVLISRIFPGLAAERCGALRLGDAILAVNGLDLRDATHDQAVQALKRAGRDVLLEVKYMQEVTPYIKRPSLVSDLPWDGAAPQSPSLSGSEDSGSPQHHTGARDRKVIPLKMCYIARNLSMPDLENRLIELHSPDSRNTLILRCKDTATAHAWFTAIHANIAALLPQVLAELNATLGTSNATGSSKEVKHVAWLAEQARLDGGRQQWRPVLMAMTEKDLLLYDSMPWTRDAWASPCHSYPLLATRLVHSGSGRRSPCLGSELTFATRTGSRQGIEMHVFRVETHRDLSSWTRVLVQGCHAAAELIKEVVLGCTLNGQEAKLTIHYESGFTISEEEAGASSVLFRYPYERLRMSADDGIRNLYLDFGGPEGELTLDLHSCPKPVVFVLHTFLSAKVTRMGLLV